TTGGTGTCACCGGCGTAGAAGTTCACCGAGGTCGCCGCCGAGGCGGCGGTGCCGGCGTTCCTGACCGTCGCCGACAGCGTCACCGCGTCGGTCTCGACGGGGGACGCCGGGGAGGAGGCCAGCCCCGACACGGTCAGGTCGGGGTTGGGGGCCGGGGTGCCGAAGATCTGGAACTCGGCGACCTGGCCGCTGGGCGCGCCGGAGTTGGCGGTGAACTGCAGGCGCACGTCGGCGGCCCGGCCGGTGACCGGGATGGTGACGGTGTTGCCGGTGGCCGGGTCGAAGGTGTGGGTGGCCTGGGCGGCCAGGGCGGTGAAGGCGGTGGCGCCCTGTTCGCGGCCGAGGACCTGCAACGTCTGGGTGCGGCGGCCCCAGACGGGGTCGGGGTTCAGCTTGACGGTGACAGCGCTGAGGTCGGCGTCGGCGCCGAGCTGGGCGGTGAGGGTGGCGGGGTAGGCGGTGCCTTCCCAGTAGGTCTGCAGGTTGTCGTCGTTGGCGTTGGGGGCGGCGTAGGTGTGGGTGTGGCCGGATGCGGTCATGGTCTTGCCGAGGGCCAGGTTGGGGCCGCCGGGGCCGGGTCCGGGGCCTGGGTCGGTCTGGGTGGTGCCCCACACTTCCAGTTCCGAGAGCTGGCCGGCGGGCCAGCCGGAGTTGGCGGTGATGTGGATGCGCAGGTGGCGGGCGGTGGTGTCGGCGGGCAGGGGAATGGTGGCGGCCGGGCTGATGGTGTGGGTGGCGGCGGCGGCCACGGTCGTGAAGGTGGTGCCGTTCGTGCTGGCTTGGACGCTCAGGGTTTCGGTGCGGCTGGGCCAGCCGGTGGGCAGTTTGAGGACGACCTTGCTCAGGCCGGCGGGGGCGCCGAGGTCGACCTGGATCCATTGGGGCAGGGCGTTGTTGGCCGATTCCCAGTAGGTGGCCTGGTTGCCGTCGGTGGCGTTGGCGGGGCGGTAGACGTCGGTGTGGCTGCTGGCGGTGGCGGGTCTACCGGCGGCGAGGTTGGTGTCGGCCGCCGCGTGTGCGGCGGGTGCGACGAGGAATCCGATGAATAACGTAAGGGCGGCTAGCAGTGCTCTCATGGGGGTGGCCCTTCGGGTAAGGCGGATGGCCGAACCATAAGATGTCGAGCAGATAGCCGCAATATTTCGACTTCATTTCGCAAACAATCGACTGACTCCGGGAGTATGCTGGCATCTCCTGCCGCTGGTCAGGGGTCGGTCAGCGGCAGGAAGCCCGGTGTGGACGCAGTGCAAGCCGCGACGTTCGATCCACGTAAGCCGTTGCAAGCGCTTGCGTGAAAGGTCGTATAGTTTGCGCATGACGCGACGACTCGCAGAGGTGGCCAAGAAGGTCGGAGTGAGCGAGGCGACCGTGAGCCGCGTGCTCAACGGCAAGCCGGGGGTGTCCGACGCGACCCGCGAGGCCGTGCTCACGGCGCTCGACGTGCTCGGTTACGAACGCCCCACCCAGCTCCGCGGCGACCGCGCCCGGCTGGTCGGCCTCGTGCTCCCCGAGCTGCAGAACCCGATCTTCCCCGCCTTCGCGGAAGTGGTCGGCGGCGCGCTGGCCCAGCAGGGCTTCACCTCCGTGCTGTGCACCCGCACCGTCGGCGGCGTCTCCGAGGCCGACTACGTCGACCTCCTGCTCCAGCAGCAGGTCAGCGGCGTGGTCTTCGCCGGCGGCCTGTACGCCCAGGCCGACGCCTCCCACGGCCACTACGAGCTGCTGCACGAGCGCAAGCTCCCCACCGTCCTGGTCAACGCCGCCGTGCAACACCTCGACTTCCCGCAGGTGTCGTGCGACGACGTGGTGGCCGCCGAGATGGCCATCGCCCACCTGCGCGCCCTCGGCCACGAGCGCATCGGCATGGTGCTCGGGCCCAAGGACCACATGCCGTCGCGGCGCAAGCTCGACACCTTCCAGGCGTCGGGCGGTGACACCGAGCTGGTCGAGCACACCATGTTCTCCCTGGAAGGCGGGCACGCGGCCGCCGCCCGCCTGGTCAGGCGCGGCGTCACGGGCGTCATCTGCGCTTCCGACCTGCTCGCCCTGGGCACCGTACGCGCCGCCCGGCGCGCGGGGCTGGCCGTGCCCGCCGACATCTCGGTGATCGGCTTCGACGACTCCGCCCTGATGAACTGCACCGAGCCGCCGCTGACCACCGTCCGGCAGCCCATCGACGCCATGGGGCGGGCGGCGGTGGATCTGCTGGTGGCGCAGATCGACAAGGCTGTGGTGCCGGCGGACGAGCTCCTCTTCGAGCCCGAACTCGTCGTCCGCGCCTCCACCACCCGCGCCCGCTCCTGACCTTCACCGCGCGCCTGGAGTGACGCGGGCGCGGAACGGCCGGGTGCGGGTGCCGGGCGCGCACGATGCGGCGCCGTGCGGCGGTCGCGCTGTGCCTGCGCCGGGTCGGCGGGACGGTGTGCGGTGGAGCTCGGCGCAAGGCGTGCGGCGAGGCGGCGGGAGGGCGTCCGGTGCGGGCTCGGCCCGGGGGACGGCTGCTGGAGGCAGGGAAACGGCGTTCGGGGAGGGCGCGGTGCCGCGCGGGCGAGGCGTAACGCAGTCGTTATCTTGCAATATGAAGTCGAAATATTGCGAACATCCGTCACGGATCCTATGGTGTGGGCACCTCGCATCAGAAGGGTCAGACCATGCAGAGATCCACCGGACTCCTGCTCGCATCCGCACTAGCCCTCTCCACCGCAGCCTGCGGTTCGGGCAGCGAGCCCGCCACCCCCTCCGCCGGCGGCGCCAAGGCCGTGTCGATCACGGTGGCCTGCCAGCCGGCCAAGTCGGCCCCCAAGGAACGGCAGGCCTGGGACGACGACGTGGCCGCGTTCATGGCGGCGCACCCCGGCGTGACGGTCAAGAGCACGGACCAGCAGCCGTGCTTCGACCCCAAGACGTTCGGTCCCAAGCTCGCGGGCGGCCAGATGGAGACGGCGTTCGTGGTGCCCGTGACGAACTACAACGACGTGATCGCCAAGGGTCAGGCCCTCGACATCACCCCGTACACGAATGTGATCAAGAACTGGAACGACCTGCGCCCCGACCACAAGGAGCTGGTCACCAAGGACGGCAAGGTCTACGGCGTCCCGAACGTGCACTACAGCGTCGGCCTGGTCTACAACCGCGCCCTGTTCACCAAGGCCGGGCTGAACCCGGACGCCCCGCCCAAGACGTGGGCCGAGGTCCGCGAGGCGGCCAAGAAGATCGCCGGGCTGGGTGCCGGTTACGTCGGCTACGGCGAGTACTCCGGCGGCAACACCGGCGGCTGGCACTTCACGCAGGCCATCTACGGCCGCGGCGGCGACATCCTGACGCCCGACAACAAGAAGGCCGCGTTCAACTCGCCCGAGGGCAAGGCCGTGCTGCAGACGCTGCACGACATGCGCTGGGTGGACAACAGCATGGGCACCAAGCTGCTGGTCGGCTGGGAGTCGCTGATGGTCGCCATGGGCAGCGGCAAGGTCGGCATGATGCTCGGCGCGCCCGACGTGGTCACCGACGTGGTCAACAAGTTCAAGGGCAACGTCGCCGACTACGGCATCACCGGCTTCCCCGAGGCCAAGGCGTCGCTGAGCGGCGGCGAGGCGTTCATGATCAACCCGAAGGCCACGCCGGAGGAGGCCAAGGCCGCGCTGGAGTGGATCGACTTCCGCTTCAACACCGTCGGCAAGGGCCGCTTCGACTTCGCCCGCGGCAAGACCCTCGGCAACCCCGTCGGCGTCCCCGACAACGCCGTCTACGGCGACTCGCCCACCGGCCAGGCCATCCAGGCCGACCGGGTGAAGAACGCCTCGCTGCCCGTCGCGAACT
The nucleotide sequence above comes from Nonomuraea gerenzanensis. Encoded proteins:
- a CDS encoding LacI family DNA-binding transcriptional regulator: MTRRLAEVAKKVGVSEATVSRVLNGKPGVSDATREAVLTALDVLGYERPTQLRGDRARLVGLVLPELQNPIFPAFAEVVGGALAQQGFTSVLCTRTVGGVSEADYVDLLLQQQVSGVVFAGGLYAQADASHGHYELLHERKLPTVLVNAAVQHLDFPQVSCDDVVAAEMAIAHLRALGHERIGMVLGPKDHMPSRRKLDTFQASGGDTELVEHTMFSLEGGHAAAARLVRRGVTGVICASDLLALGTVRAARRAGLAVPADISVIGFDDSALMNCTEPPLTTVRQPIDAMGRAAVDLLVAQIDKAVVPADELLFEPELVVRASTTRARS
- a CDS encoding ABC transporter substrate-binding protein — encoded protein: MQRSTGLLLASALALSTAACGSGSEPATPSAGGAKAVSITVACQPAKSAPKERQAWDDDVAAFMAAHPGVTVKSTDQQPCFDPKTFGPKLAGGQMETAFVVPVTNYNDVIAKGQALDITPYTNVIKNWNDLRPDHKELVTKDGKVYGVPNVHYSVGLVYNRALFTKAGLNPDAPPKTWAEVREAAKKIAGLGAGYVGYGEYSGGNTGGWHFTQAIYGRGGDILTPDNKKAAFNSPEGKAVLQTLHDMRWVDNSMGTKLLVGWESLMVAMGSGKVGMMLGAPDVVTDVVNKFKGNVADYGITGFPEAKASLSGGEAFMINPKATPEEAKAALEWIDFRFNTVGKGRFDFARGKTLGNPVGVPDNAVYGDSPTGQAIQADRVKNASLPVANYETYVQAAGTIPPKAEPLYAQELYAILDVPMSGVLSRKDASIDQLLADAETKANSVLAAKG